AACCAATCGCTCGATGCATTCATCTGCGGTTTCTTTTTCCTTGGTGAAAAACACCTGGACTTTGCCCTGGACAAATGACCGACCCAATCCTGGAACGCGGTATGCATCAAACACAGCAATAACTCGTCGTCCTGAGTAAGCCTGGTAATCAGCCAGCAAATCCATCAAGCGGTCGCGTGCTTCCTGCATACCAATCTGGGACAGTGCCGCTAGTTCCGGCCAGCCACCGATCATATTGTACCCGTCCACAAGCAGCACATCGCGCCAGTCGGCCATAGTTATCCCTGCTGTTGCCGAAGGCGTACCACTTCATACATAATGACTCCTGCGGCGACAGAGGCATTTAATGAATTGATCTTTCCGGCCATCGGCAGCTTAAGTAATACATCACATTTTTCA
This genomic stretch from Paenibacillus sp. FSL H7-0737 harbors:
- a CDS encoding NYN domain-containing protein; translated protein: MADWRDVLLVDGYNMIGGWPELAALSQIGMQEARDRLMDLLADYQAYSGRRVIAVFDAYRVPGLGRSFVQGKVQVFFTKEKETADECIERLVGEFSNRRRQIYVATSDFVEQHIIFAQGALRISARELHLEIEENQKQVKKAIEPGSISSTRHSLEDKLPPDVRNKLENWRRQ